One genomic region from Desulfatibacillum aliphaticivorans DSM 15576 encodes:
- the mads1 gene encoding methylation-associated defense system helix-turn-helix domain-containing protein MAD1, with protein MEDRWLSVDEIGDYLGIKRDTVYKWISEKGMPAHKIGRLWKFKKDEVDTWVREGKASDFKEENNKE; from the coding sequence ATGGAAGACAGATGGTTGTCCGTAGATGAAATTGGAGACTATCTCGGGATCAAGCGAGATACCGTCTATAAGTGGATAAGCGAGAAAGGCATGCCTGCCCATAAAATCGGCCGTCTTTGGAAATTCAAGAAAGACGAGGTCGATACCTGGGTTCGTGAAGGAAAAGCGAGTGATTTCAAAGAAGAAAACAACAAAGAGTAA